Genomic DNA from Vibrio sp. SNU_ST1:
ATCTACTTCTAGTGCGTGTCTGCCCGGAATATTAGTCAAGCGATCATTAAAGGCCATGTCATGGCTAGCAGAGACGACATAGATAATGAATAACGTACCAGACAGCGAGAACATCGTACTAGAGATGTATTGCACATCAAAAAATATGAATGTACTAGTAGAAAGTAAAATTGCGCTGTATACGACAACATCAATCGCGCGGTTGTATACCAGAACTAAAATAGAAGTAAGGCCAAGTAAACAAAGGCTATACAGCACTAAAACGAAAGGCAGCCTCGAGAATCCGTTAACGATAAACAGGATACCTTCGCTCCATGACTCAAATCCACCTGACTGGAAGTGAGAAACAATTAATTGCGCCCATACCGTAAACAGAACGAGAACCAAAGCATATAGGAACATGGATTTCGAGTTAACGCCGTTATCTGGGAAGGCATACACCAGTAAGCACGTTACAGGAACTAAAGCGGTTAACAGAGACAGTTCTAATAGAGTGGTGCCTGTGTTGAGTGGCGTTTGTAAACGAACTTGAATGATGAGGTATGCGACGAGCATGGTTAAGGACACCATGGCCATACGGCCTTGCTTAAATGTGTGGCACAGCAAAACCGCAACGCTCAGTAGAATGTATGGGAGGTTGCTAGCAAACCCTAAGTTTGAATCCGTCACTAAGATGACGTTGTTCATACCTGCAAGTAATATTGCTAATAGAAGTAAGGGAAAGCAAAATCGAAATATGCTCGACGTGACGAAAGAAGATGTCATTTATGTGGTGAGCCTAACTATAATGATGATCTTATATTTTAATTTTATACGTAGGATACGGGTAAACAAGCAATTGCCAAGCTTTTTCACT
This window encodes:
- a CDS encoding GGDEF domain-containing protein, producing MTSSFVTSSIFRFCFPLLLLAILLAGMNNVILVTDSNLGFASNLPYILLSVAVLLCHTFKQGRMAMVSLTMLVAYLIIQVRLQTPLNTGTTLLELSLLTALVPVTCLLVYAFPDNGVNSKSMFLYALVLVLFTVWAQLIVSHFQSGGFESWSEGILFIVNGFSRLPFVLVLYSLCLLGLTSILVLVYNRAIDVVVYSAILLSTSTFIFFDVQYISSTMFSLSGTLFIIYVVSASHDMAFNDRLTNIPGRHALEVDMKHLGRKYSMAMVDIDHFKKFNDTYGHDIGDDVLKLVARILSETTGGAKAYRYGGEEFTIIFKGKYSEQVKEHLQALISEVQNYDMTIRNSNDRPDDHEVGIKKRGQSNKSTEVVNVTVSIGLSDSRTTKQPVEVLKLADNALYKAKETGRNKLCVDI